A single window of Modestobacter italicus DNA harbors:
- a CDS encoding serine hydrolase domain-containing protein, producing MAEHRARSLTTRALLAALLALTGLVAPLAGTAAAHPAPSTGVAAQLRADLDAYLQERGAAEHVSAAGVSVSLPGRRSTIDVTTGTTTFGGSVPVRADAVWQIGSNTKAFTAVLVLQLEAQHRLSIDDTLGQWLPQYPQWRDVTIRRLLSMTSGIPTYDDQPAWYADYAADPHRSFSPEQLVGYVVDAPATSGYSYSNTNYVLAEMIIERAAGRSYAEQLYRRIIEPLGLRDLHYRPDVYPAWVTDREPAGYLFNPDFPLPGLLGQDVSRDTLSWARSAGAIISTTSDMTRWERALYSGRLLPPQQQAELESLVSTTTGQPIASTSATDPQGFGLGIAQLSTPQLGTFWFYEGQTLGFRAVHAFFPESGLIIAFALNSSVEGSNDQIGPLMQTLYETVEAAGLIPGA from the coding sequence TTGGCCGAACACCGAGCACGTTCCCTGACCACCCGCGCCCTGCTCGCCGCGCTGCTCGCCCTCACGGGCCTCGTGGCCCCGCTGGCCGGGACCGCCGCCGCGCACCCCGCGCCGTCCACCGGCGTCGCCGCGCAGCTGCGCGCCGACCTCGACGCCTACCTGCAGGAGCGCGGCGCGGCGGAGCACGTCTCCGCCGCCGGCGTCAGCGTCAGCCTGCCCGGCCGCCGGTCGACGATCGACGTGACCACCGGGACGACGACCTTCGGCGGCTCCGTGCCCGTGCGAGCGGACGCGGTGTGGCAGATCGGCAGCAACACCAAGGCGTTCACCGCCGTGCTGGTGCTGCAGCTGGAGGCGCAGCACCGGCTGTCCATCGACGACACCCTTGGGCAGTGGCTGCCGCAGTACCCGCAGTGGCGGGACGTGACCATCCGGCGGCTGCTCAGCATGACCAGCGGCATCCCGACCTACGACGACCAGCCGGCCTGGTACGCCGACTACGCCGCCGACCCGCACCGCTCCTTCTCCCCGGAGCAGCTGGTCGGCTACGTGGTCGACGCCCCGGCGACGTCGGGCTACAGCTACTCGAACACGAACTACGTCCTCGCCGAGATGATCATCGAGCGGGCGGCCGGGCGCAGCTACGCCGAGCAGCTGTACCGCCGCATCATCGAGCCGCTGGGCCTGCGGGACCTGCACTACCGCCCCGACGTCTACCCGGCGTGGGTGACCGACCGCGAACCCGCCGGCTACCTCTTCAACCCCGACTTCCCGCTGCCGGGGCTGCTGGGCCAGGACGTCAGCCGGGACACGCTGTCCTGGGCGCGCTCCGCCGGCGCCATCATCAGCACCACCAGCGACATGACCCGGTGGGAACGCGCGCTCTACAGCGGCCGGCTGCTGCCTCCGCAGCAGCAGGCCGAGCTGGAGAGCCTCGTCTCGACGACGACCGGCCAGCCCATCGCCAGCACGTCGGCGACCGACCCGCAGGGGTTCGGCCTGGGCATCGCCCAGCTCTCGACCCCGCAGCTCGGCACGTTCTGGTTCTACGAGGGTCAGACGCTCGGCTTCCGCGCCGTGCACGCCTTCTTCCCGGAGTCGGGGCTGATCATCGCCTTCGCCCTGAACAGCTCCGTCGAGGGCTCGAACGACCAGATCGGGCCGCTCATGCAGACGTTGTACGAGACGGTGGAGGCGGCGGGGTTAATCCCGGGAGCTTGA
- a CDS encoding type II toxin-antitoxin system Phd/YefM family antitoxin: protein MPAIGIKQLRDGLSRHLAAVRAGTTVTVTDHGRPIARIVPVDASTVLDELIAEGVVRPAAQPVRSRPQPVRATGPVTELVADERG, encoded by the coding sequence ATGCCTGCCATCGGGATCAAGCAGCTGCGTGACGGGCTGAGCCGGCACCTCGCCGCCGTCCGGGCAGGCACGACCGTCACTGTCACTGATCACGGGCGACCCATCGCCCGGATCGTGCCGGTCGACGCGTCCACCGTCCTCGACGAGCTGATCGCGGAAGGCGTCGTCCGGCCTGCGGCGCAGCCGGTCCGCTCCCGACCGCAGCCCGTGCGCGCCACGGGCCCGGTCACCGAGCTGGTCGCCGACGAGCGAGGATGA
- a CDS encoding sigma-70 family RNA polymerase sigma factor, which translates to MTTAAGPAQGRIPEDSIAELLDRWTRPALSLARRIVVDDRLAEEVVQEAFVAYWRHPGAYQAGRGSFGTWFLALVHHKAVDAVRHEASHRRRSAALAVRDGHAIGTDVAEVVADRLADARVRTALDALPAPQREALVLAYWGGSTQTEIAARTGTPLGTVKTRMLLGMRRLHDALTVTGVPA; encoded by the coding sequence GTGACAACCGCCGCCGGTCCAGCCCAGGGCCGCATCCCGGAGGACTCGATCGCCGAGCTCCTCGACCGCTGGACGCGGCCCGCCCTCTCCCTCGCCCGGCGCATCGTCGTCGACGACCGGCTGGCCGAGGAGGTCGTCCAGGAGGCGTTCGTCGCCTACTGGCGCCACCCCGGCGCGTACCAGGCCGGCCGGGGGTCGTTCGGCACCTGGTTCCTGGCCCTGGTGCACCACAAGGCGGTGGACGCCGTCCGGCACGAGGCGTCGCACCGCCGGAGGTCCGCCGCGCTGGCCGTGCGGGACGGGCACGCGATCGGGACGGACGTCGCCGAGGTGGTGGCCGACCGGCTGGCCGACGCCCGGGTGCGCACGGCGCTGGACGCGCTGCCGGCCCCCCAGCGCGAAGCGCTCGTGCTGGCCTACTGGGGCGGGTCCACGCAGACCGAGATCGCGGCCCGGACCGGCACGCCGCTCGGCACGGTCAAGACCCGGATGCTGCTGGGCATGCGCCGGCTGCACGACGCGCTCACCGTGACCGGCGTACCGGCCTGA
- a CDS encoding type II toxin-antitoxin system VapC family toxin encodes MIAYFDTSAVIPLLVDDEPGGPICRRTWDSAATLVTTRLTYVEAAAALARAARLGRLGPEEHDASIRGLDQLWPQFDLLDVDDDLVSSAAELARRHALRGFDAVHCAAAARLADPLTVALSGDHALVTAWSAEGLATITTS; translated from the coding sequence ATGATCGCTTACTTCGACACGTCCGCGGTCATCCCTCTCCTGGTGGACGACGAACCGGGCGGGCCCATCTGCCGGCGGACCTGGGACTCCGCGGCCACCCTGGTGACGACCAGGCTGACGTACGTCGAGGCCGCCGCGGCGCTGGCCCGCGCGGCTCGGTTGGGCCGCCTGGGACCCGAGGAGCACGACGCGAGCATCCGAGGGCTCGATCAGCTGTGGCCCCAGTTCGACCTCCTCGATGTCGACGACGACCTGGTGAGCTCGGCAGCCGAGCTGGCTCGGCGGCACGCGCTCCGCGGGTTCGATGCCGTCCACTGCGCCGCCGCCGCACGTCTCGCCGACCCGTTGACCGTCGCGCTGTCGGGTGACCACGCCCTCGTCACCGCCTGGTCGGCCGAGGGGCTGGCGACGATCA
- a CDS encoding NUDIX hydrolase family protein: MTDVNVSDAGWLSREEMDAARERLPILYVDAVPVRVDDHGVVTSVGLLLRIGQDGQVKRALVSGRVLYHERVRSALLRHLEKDLGPLALPRVPSAPQPFTIAEYFPTPGVTPFHDPRQHAVSLAYVVPVEGDCAPQQDALELTWFSPDDVRDPAVLAELANGQSTLLLQALAHLGV; the protein is encoded by the coding sequence ATGACCGACGTGAACGTGTCCGATGCCGGCTGGCTCTCCCGTGAGGAGATGGACGCCGCCCGCGAGCGGCTGCCGATCCTCTACGTCGACGCCGTCCCGGTGCGGGTGGACGACCACGGCGTCGTCACCTCCGTCGGCCTGCTGCTGCGGATCGGGCAGGACGGCCAGGTCAAGCGGGCGCTGGTGTCCGGCCGGGTGCTCTACCACGAGCGGGTCCGCTCGGCGCTGCTCCGGCACCTGGAGAAGGACCTCGGCCCGCTCGCGCTGCCCCGGGTCCCGTCGGCGCCGCAGCCGTTCACCATCGCCGAGTACTTCCCGACCCCGGGCGTGACGCCGTTCCACGACCCGCGCCAGCACGCGGTGTCGCTGGCCTACGTCGTCCCGGTCGAGGGCGACTGCGCTCCCCAGCAGGACGCGCTCGAGCTCACCTGGTTCTCCCCGGACGACGTCCGGGACCCGGCGGTGCTCGCCGAGCTCGCCAACGGTCAGAGCACCCTCCTGCTGCAGGCCCTCGCCCACCTCGGCGTCTGA
- a CDS encoding dioxygenase family protein, translated as MAAHPFSTHLQRHAQLEAVAPQQVWTPEDGALPSLYLSHGAPPTFEDAAWMTELHTWARSLPKPRAILIVSAHWESAPLSISSTQAGTELVYDFGGFAPVYYRMRYDTPPATDLARLVMSVLPDGEELHEHRSRGLDHGAWVPLKVMYPDADVPVLQLSMPTHDASMLLDLGRRLRTLREHGVLVIGSGFMTHGLPFLTREMFTGNVVPEWSRDFDAWAADALSRGDVDELARFRSAAPGMPYAHPTVEHFTPLFVTLGAASDPEAPVATAINGYSMGLSKRSFQAA; from the coding sequence ATGGCCGCGCACCCGTTCAGCACGCACCTGCAGCGCCACGCCCAGCTCGAGGCCGTCGCGCCCCAGCAGGTCTGGACGCCGGAGGACGGCGCGCTGCCGAGCCTGTACCTCAGCCACGGCGCCCCGCCGACCTTCGAGGACGCCGCCTGGATGACCGAGCTGCACACCTGGGCGCGGTCGCTGCCCAAGCCGCGGGCGATCCTGATCGTCAGCGCGCACTGGGAGTCCGCGCCGCTGTCGATCAGCAGCACCCAGGCCGGCACCGAGCTGGTCTACGACTTCGGCGGCTTCGCGCCGGTGTACTACCGGATGCGCTACGACACCCCGCCGGCCACGGACCTCGCGCGGCTGGTCATGTCGGTGCTGCCGGACGGCGAGGAGCTGCACGAGCACCGCAGCCGCGGCCTGGACCACGGCGCGTGGGTGCCGCTGAAGGTGATGTACCCCGACGCCGACGTCCCGGTGCTGCAGCTGTCCATGCCGACCCACGACGCCTCGATGCTGCTCGACCTCGGCCGGCGGCTGCGCACCCTGCGCGAGCACGGCGTGCTGGTCATCGGCAGCGGGTTCATGACCCACGGGCTGCCGTTCCTGACCCGGGAGATGTTCACCGGCAACGTCGTCCCCGAGTGGTCGCGGGACTTCGACGCCTGGGCCGCCGACGCGCTCTCTCGCGGGGACGTCGACGAGCTCGCCCGCTTCCGGTCGGCAGCCCCCGGCATGCCCTACGCGCACCCGACGGTCGAGCACTTCACGCCGCTGTTCGTCACCCTTGGTGCGGCCAGCGACCCCGAGGCGCCGGTCGCCACCGCGATCAACGGCTACTCGATGGGGCTGTCGAAGCGCTCGTTCCAGGCCGCCTGA
- a CDS encoding DUF4407 domain-containing protein, which yields MRARNRSVGDRLAVLAGARLDVLSVAPGSRAKYVALGGVLLSTGGLAAVSAAFAVHMALGAPWLLASVIGLGWGLVIVNLDRMLLVGMGHDASVFRNVAMAVPRIALGVLLGTVISMPLTLQVFNKEIDATIVTLQAEAADRFTAELDADARYAQIPDLQQKIAEEQAVLAGGGQTDSNADPRVTAAQADRDAKQQAYDAALASYGQLQAKAQCELDGTCGSGDPGEGDAYVSAAAAAAQQATVRDAAKDELDAADAALLAARTTAGADAASNGARSVAMAQADLATDQAELARLTALRTAEQDAFAAQNSQADGLLARLEAMDRLAEDRPAAGTAHVMLFLLFLSVELLPVLMKTLLNFGEPNAYEVLEKLRDEEDVEAEKIRREGRQRAVQARADLVVAAETDRMAREILDREIAAREEAERREARRQARRGRFTRVLRNVVGADRPVPSATEVAEPTLDTGELEALMTAPSAVRPWPLPAPRPAAELFTPVETRDR from the coding sequence ATGAGGGCCCGCAACAGATCCGTCGGTGACCGCCTGGCCGTGCTCGCCGGAGCACGGCTGGACGTGCTCTCGGTCGCCCCGGGCTCACGCGCCAAGTACGTGGCGCTCGGTGGTGTGCTGCTCAGCACGGGTGGGCTGGCGGCGGTGTCCGCGGCCTTCGCCGTGCACATGGCCCTCGGTGCGCCGTGGCTGCTGGCCAGCGTGATCGGCCTCGGTTGGGGCCTGGTGATCGTCAACCTGGACCGGATGCTGCTGGTCGGTATGGGCCACGACGCCTCGGTGTTCCGCAACGTCGCGATGGCGGTGCCGCGGATCGCGCTGGGCGTGCTGCTCGGCACGGTCATCTCGATGCCGCTGACGCTGCAGGTGTTCAACAAGGAGATCGACGCGACGATCGTGACGCTGCAGGCCGAGGCGGCCGACCGGTTCACCGCCGAGCTGGACGCCGACGCCCGGTACGCGCAGATCCCCGACCTGCAGCAGAAGATCGCCGAGGAGCAGGCCGTGCTGGCCGGCGGCGGGCAGACCGACTCGAATGCCGACCCGCGGGTCACCGCGGCGCAGGCCGACCGGGACGCCAAGCAGCAGGCCTACGACGCCGCGCTGGCCAGCTACGGCCAGCTGCAGGCGAAGGCGCAGTGCGAGCTCGACGGCACCTGCGGCTCCGGCGACCCCGGCGAGGGCGACGCCTACGTCTCCGCCGCCGCGGCCGCCGCGCAGCAGGCCACCGTCCGGGACGCCGCCAAGGACGAGCTGGACGCCGCCGACGCCGCGCTCCTCGCCGCCCGGACGACGGCCGGCGCGGACGCCGCCAGCAACGGCGCCCGCAGCGTCGCGATGGCGCAGGCCGACCTCGCCACCGACCAGGCCGAGCTGGCCCGGCTGACCGCGCTGCGCACCGCCGAGCAGGACGCGTTCGCCGCGCAGAACTCCCAGGCCGACGGCCTGCTCGCCCGGCTGGAGGCGATGGACCGGCTCGCCGAGGACCGGCCGGCGGCCGGCACCGCGCACGTGATGCTGTTCCTGCTCTTCCTGTCGGTGGAGCTGCTGCCGGTGCTGATGAAGACGCTGCTCAACTTCGGTGAGCCCAACGCCTACGAGGTGCTGGAGAAGCTGCGCGACGAGGAGGACGTCGAGGCGGAGAAGATCCGCCGCGAGGGACGCCAGCGCGCGGTCCAGGCCCGCGCCGACCTGGTGGTCGCCGCCGAGACCGACCGGATGGCCCGGGAGATCCTGGACCGGGAGATCGCCGCCCGCGAGGAGGCCGAGCGCCGGGAGGCCCGCCGGCAGGCCCGTCGGGGCCGGTTCACCCGGGTCCTGCGCAACGTCGTCGGCGCCGACCGGCCGGTCCCCTCGGCCACCGAGGTCGCCGAGCCCACGCTGGACACCGGTGAGCTCGAGGCGCTCATGACCGCCCCGTCCGCCGTCCGGCCGTGGCCGCTGCCGGCCCCGCGCCCGGCTGCCGAGCTCTTCACCCCGGTGGAGACCCGCGACCGCTGA